A part of Vulpes lagopus strain Blue_001 chromosome 4, ASM1834538v1, whole genome shotgun sequence genomic DNA contains:
- the CRYGN gene encoding gamma-crystallin N isoform X2 has product MAQRSGKIILYEGKHFTGRKLEVYGDCDNFQDRGFMNRVNSIRVESGAWVCFDHPDFRGQQFILEHGDYPDFLRWNGHNDHMASCRPVGMHGENYRLEIFEGCNFTGQCLEFQDDCPCLPSQGWSKNCVNAIKVYGDGAWVLYEEPNYRGRMYLVERGDFRSFSDWEAHSARIQSLRRVVNFF; this is encoded by the exons ATGGCGCAGCGCTCGGGGAAG ATCATCCTCTATGAGGGCAAGCACTTCACCGGGCGGAAGCTGGAGGTCTATGGGGACTGTGACAACTTCCAGGACCGAGGCTTCATGAATCGGGTGAACTCCATCCGCGTGGAGAGCGGCGCCTGGGTCTGTTTTGATCACCCCGACTTCCGGGGCCAGCAGTTTATCCTGGAGCACGGAGACTACCCTGACTTCCTCCGCTGGAATGGCCACAACGACCACATGGCCTCCTGCCGGCCCGTAGGAATG CATGGAGAGAACTACCGCCTGGAAATCTTCGAGGGCTGCAACTTTACTGGCCAGTGCCTGGAGTTTCAGGATGACTGCCCCTGCCTGCCAAGTCAGGGCTGGTCCAAGAACTGCGTCAATGCCATCAAGGTGTACGGGGATGGAGC GTGGGTGCTGTACGAGGAGCCCAACTACCGCGGCCGCATGTACCTGGTGGAGCGGGGTGACTTCCGCAGCTTCTCGGACTGGGAGGCCCACAGCGCCCGCATCCAGTCACTCCGCAGGGTGGTCAACTTCTTCTAG
- the CRYGN gene encoding gamma-crystallin N isoform X4 encodes MAQRSGKIILYEGKHFTGRKLEVYGDCDNFQDRGFMNRVNSIRVESGAWVCFDHPDFRGQQFILEHGDYPDFLRWNGHNDHMASCRPVGMGMQHGENYRLEIFEGCNFTGQCLEFQDDCPCLPSQGWSKNCVNAIKVYGDGARSLL; translated from the exons ATGGCGCAGCGCTCGGGGAAG ATCATCCTCTATGAGGGCAAGCACTTCACCGGGCGGAAGCTGGAGGTCTATGGGGACTGTGACAACTTCCAGGACCGAGGCTTCATGAATCGGGTGAACTCCATCCGCGTGGAGAGCGGCGCCTGGGTCTGTTTTGATCACCCCGACTTCCGGGGCCAGCAGTTTATCCTGGAGCACGGAGACTACCCTGACTTCCTCCGCTGGAATGGCCACAACGACCACATGGCCTCCTGCCGGCCCGTAGGAATG GGCATGCAGCATGGAGAGAACTACCGCCTGGAAATCTTCGAGGGCTGCAACTTTACTGGCCAGTGCCTGGAGTTTCAGGATGACTGCCCCTGCCTGCCAAGTCAGGGCTGGTCCAAGAACTGCGTCAATGCCATCAAGGTGTACGGGGATGGAGC GAGAAGCCTGCTCTGA
- the CRYGN gene encoding gamma-crystallin N isoform X1, with protein sequence MAQRSGKIILYEGKHFTGRKLEVYGDCDNFQDRGFMNRVNSIRVESGAWVCFDHPDFRGQQFILEHGDYPDFLRWNGHNDHMASCRPVGMGMQHGENYRLEIFEGCNFTGQCLEFQDDCPCLPSQGWSKNCVNAIKVYGDGAWVLYEEPNYRGRMYLVERGDFRSFSDWEAHSARIQSLRRVVNFF encoded by the exons ATGGCGCAGCGCTCGGGGAAG ATCATCCTCTATGAGGGCAAGCACTTCACCGGGCGGAAGCTGGAGGTCTATGGGGACTGTGACAACTTCCAGGACCGAGGCTTCATGAATCGGGTGAACTCCATCCGCGTGGAGAGCGGCGCCTGGGTCTGTTTTGATCACCCCGACTTCCGGGGCCAGCAGTTTATCCTGGAGCACGGAGACTACCCTGACTTCCTCCGCTGGAATGGCCACAACGACCACATGGCCTCCTGCCGGCCCGTAGGAATG GGCATGCAGCATGGAGAGAACTACCGCCTGGAAATCTTCGAGGGCTGCAACTTTACTGGCCAGTGCCTGGAGTTTCAGGATGACTGCCCCTGCCTGCCAAGTCAGGGCTGGTCCAAGAACTGCGTCAATGCCATCAAGGTGTACGGGGATGGAGC GTGGGTGCTGTACGAGGAGCCCAACTACCGCGGCCGCATGTACCTGGTGGAGCGGGGTGACTTCCGCAGCTTCTCGGACTGGGAGGCCCACAGCGCCCGCATCCAGTCACTCCGCAGGGTGGTCAACTTCTTCTAG
- the CRYGN gene encoding gamma-crystallin N isoform X3 has protein sequence MNRVNSIRVESGAWVCFDHPDFRGQQFILEHGDYPDFLRWNGHNDHMASCRPVGMGMQHGENYRLEIFEGCNFTGQCLEFQDDCPCLPSQGWSKNCVNAIKVYGDGAWVLYEEPNYRGRMYLVERGDFRSFSDWEAHSARIQSLRRVVNFF, from the exons ATGAATCGGGTGAACTCCATCCGCGTGGAGAGCGGCGCCTGGGTCTGTTTTGATCACCCCGACTTCCGGGGCCAGCAGTTTATCCTGGAGCACGGAGACTACCCTGACTTCCTCCGCTGGAATGGCCACAACGACCACATGGCCTCCTGCCGGCCCGTAGGAATG GGCATGCAGCATGGAGAGAACTACCGCCTGGAAATCTTCGAGGGCTGCAACTTTACTGGCCAGTGCCTGGAGTTTCAGGATGACTGCCCCTGCCTGCCAAGTCAGGGCTGGTCCAAGAACTGCGTCAATGCCATCAAGGTGTACGGGGATGGAGC GTGGGTGCTGTACGAGGAGCCCAACTACCGCGGCCGCATGTACCTGGTGGAGCGGGGTGACTTCCGCAGCTTCTCGGACTGGGAGGCCCACAGCGCCCGCATCCAGTCACTCCGCAGGGTGGTCAACTTCTTCTAG